One window from the genome of Paenibacillus azoreducens encodes:
- a CDS encoding XdhC family protein, with the protein MEDIHRILEAMERNDQRSVLATIIHVNGSAYRKEGASMLFFEDGSQIGMLSTGCLEADLAERVPEILETGESRIYEFDMQSSDPLSWGEATGCGGIVHVAMEPVNDVFGTHLRKLKECLDRQHEVILIKKINPDRSVSGYGFLTDDRYLFGEWKGDVPEEDLSAMAASGGMGKSGMKALSSLEEEIFLHTYAPKPRLIIFGAGRDARPLASFAAATGFSVTVTDWRPLLCARSYFPDAEALILGFPEETAGMFHITASDFVVVMTHNLRRDRQLIRILSELPLGYLGILGSKRRTELLFDGRAIPQFVHSPVGMPIGADGPEEIAVSILAEVIQRYRTQRKSRCSL; encoded by the coding sequence TTGGAAGACATTCATCGCATACTGGAAGCCATGGAGCGTAACGATCAGCGAAGCGTGCTGGCAACCATTATCCATGTGAATGGCAGCGCCTACCGCAAAGAAGGGGCTTCCATGCTGTTTTTTGAAGACGGATCGCAAATTGGGATGCTCAGCACAGGCTGTCTTGAAGCCGATCTAGCAGAGCGAGTGCCGGAAATATTGGAAACGGGCGAATCCCGCATTTATGAATTCGACATGCAATCTTCCGACCCATTATCATGGGGCGAAGCAACGGGCTGCGGCGGTATCGTTCACGTAGCGATGGAACCGGTCAATGACGTTTTCGGCACTCATTTGCGTAAATTGAAGGAATGCTTGGATCGGCAACATGAGGTCATTCTCATCAAAAAAATCAACCCGGACCGTTCGGTTTCCGGGTATGGCTTCTTGACCGACGACCGCTATCTGTTTGGCGAATGGAAAGGTGATGTTCCTGAGGAGGATCTTTCAGCCATGGCGGCTTCCGGCGGTATGGGGAAAAGCGGGATGAAGGCGCTCTCATCGTTGGAAGAGGAAATATTCCTCCATACGTATGCGCCGAAACCGAGATTGATCATTTTCGGTGCGGGGCGGGATGCCAGGCCGCTTGCATCGTTTGCCGCAGCCACGGGTTTCTCCGTAACTGTTACCGATTGGAGGCCGCTTTTATGCGCCCGAAGTTATTTTCCGGATGCGGAAGCGCTTATACTGGGATTTCCGGAAGAAACGGCGGGTATGTTTCACATTACAGCGAGCGATTTCGTGGTTGTCATGACCCATAATCTTAGGAGAGACCGGCAGCTGATCCGTATCCTGTCCGAGCTGCCGCTTGGTTACCTCGGTATTTTGGGTTCGAAGCGCAGAACGGAACTTTTGTTTGACGGCAGGGCGATTCCGCAGTTTGTGCACTCTCCCGTAGGAATGCCGATTGGGGCAGACGGACCGGAAGAAATTGCCGTAAGCATTCTTGCGGAAGTCATTCAGAGGTATAGAACCCAAAGAAAGAGTCGCTGCAGCTTATGA
- a CDS encoding (2Fe-2S)-binding protein encodes MRINGEKKTIRVRASETLLHTLRDHLGLTGCKPGCENGDCGACTIIMNGLPFKSCIMLAVEAEGQNITTAEGLVDSPVQQAFVQKQAFQCGYCTPGFIMNCQGLLDAHPGADDETIRLWLESNICRCTSYEEIHEAVMSAFTSENAEKLVPGKLGKEDGVGRHSSHTGSHGA; translated from the coding sequence ATGCGAATAAACGGCGAAAAGAAAACGATAAGGGTCCGTGCGTCCGAAACTTTATTACATACTCTTCGGGATCACCTTGGATTAACCGGATGCAAACCCGGCTGCGAGAATGGCGATTGCGGGGCATGCACGATTATCATGAACGGATTGCCGTTCAAATCCTGCATTATGCTTGCGGTGGAAGCTGAGGGACAGAACATCACCACCGCCGAAGGCCTGGTCGATTCACCCGTACAGCAAGCTTTTGTTCAAAAACAAGCTTTCCAATGCGGTTATTGCACGCCCGGCTTTATTATGAACTGCCAAGGATTGCTGGATGCCCATCCAGGTGCAGATGATGAAACGATCCGGTTATGGCTTGAATCGAATATTTGCAGATGCACGTCCTATGAAGAAATTCATGAAGCGGTCATGTCCGCTTTTACGTCCGAAAACGCAGAGAAACTGGTACCCGGCAAGCTCGGGAAGGAGGATGGGGTTGGAAGACATTCATCGCATACTGGAAGCCATGGAGCGTAA
- a CDS encoding FAD binding domain-containing protein, which produces MIPFDFEYYRPASVMEAVELFQHLHTQGKSPVYYSGGTEIITRARRNLIQPRAVVDLKSIPECGVMEFHKDQLVVGSCVTLSVLSAANPFPLLSEASQGVADQTARNKITIGGNISGIIHYREAVLPLLLADSHVLIAGQEGMKEVSIHEVFKEHLKLNSGEFLVQIKTDRVYVSLPYFHAKKRLIGNVAYPLVTLAALRKDDQIRVAFSGVCAFPFRSAAIEQVLNDPTLSLKEKMDRAVAKLPAQVVSNAEGSAAYREFVLKLTLEEALDTLGGR; this is translated from the coding sequence ATGATCCCATTTGATTTCGAATATTATCGGCCGGCTTCCGTCATGGAGGCAGTGGAATTATTCCAGCATCTGCATACACAAGGAAAGAGTCCTGTCTATTATTCGGGGGGAACGGAAATTATCACGCGGGCCCGAAGGAATTTAATTCAACCTCGAGCGGTAGTTGATTTGAAGTCCATACCGGAATGCGGCGTAATGGAATTCCATAAAGATCAGCTGGTTGTTGGATCCTGCGTCACGTTGTCGGTCTTATCCGCGGCAAATCCGTTTCCGCTGCTCAGCGAAGCTTCACAGGGTGTCGCCGACCAAACGGCGCGAAATAAAATTACGATCGGGGGGAACATCTCGGGGATCATTCATTATCGCGAGGCCGTTCTCCCGTTATTGTTGGCCGACAGTCACGTGCTCATAGCGGGTCAGGAGGGAATGAAAGAGGTATCTATTCATGAGGTGTTCAAAGAACATTTAAAGCTAAATAGCGGGGAATTTCTTGTGCAAATCAAAACGGACCGGGTGTATGTATCCTTGCCGTACTTTCATGCCAAAAAACGGCTGATCGGCAACGTCGCTTATCCCCTCGTTACGTTGGCTGCTTTGAGGAAAGATGATCAGATTCGCGTGGCGTTTAGCGGCGTTTGCGCCTTTCCTTTCCGTTCCGCCGCAATTGAGCAGGTGTTGAACGACCCGACGCTGTCGCTAAAGGAAAAAATGGATCGGGCCGTCGCAAAGCTCCCGGCGCAGGTTGTGTCGAATGCCGAAGGATCCGCCGCGTACCGGGAATTTGTGCTGAAACTAACGCTGGAAGAAGCCTTGGATACATTGGGAGGGAGGTGA